A segment of the Streptomyces sp. L2 genome:
TGCCCCTGGAGGATCTGGAGGGCCGCCGCTGGTGGCAGCTGACGGACCCCTACGGCGGACTGGCCATCCGGGTACGGCAACCGGAGCGGAACCTGCTGCTGCCGGGCGGACACGAGGTTCTCGTCTCCGCCCGCTACGTGCGCGCCGAGCCCCTCGGCCCCGTCCACCGCGTCGTCGTCACCCTCCGCGACACCGAGGCCCGGCGCCGTACCGAGCGCAGCCACGCCGAGCTGATCGCCACCGTCGCCCACGAGCTGCGCTCCCCGCTGACCTCCGTCAAGGGCTTCACCGCCACGCTGCTGGCCAAGTGGGAGCGGTTCACCGACGACCAGAAGCGGCTGATGCTGGAGACCGTCGACGCCGACGCCGACCGTGTCACCCGGCTCATCGCCGAACTGCTCGACATCTCCCGCATCGACAGCGGGCGCCTGGAGGTGCGCCGGCAGCCCGTCGACATCGGCGCCGCCGTCGGCCGGCACATCCAGGCGTACGTCGCCGCCGGGCAGCGCGCCGACCGGTTCCTGCTCCGCGTCGAGCAGCCGCTGCCCGACCTGTGGGCCGACCCCGACAAGGTCGACCAGGTGCTGAGCAACCTGCTGGAAAATGCGGTGCGCCACGGTGAGGGAACCGTCACCATTGACGTCACGGCCACGGCGTCCCCCCGCGAGGGCGAGGACACCGGCACGTCGGTCACGGTGAGCGACGAGGGGCCCGGCATCCCGGAGGAGTCCATGAACCGCGTCTTCACCCGCTTCTGGCGGGGCAGCAAGCGCGGCGGCACCGGCCTCGGGCTGTACATCGTCAAGGGCATCGTCGAGGCCCACGGCGGCACGATCACGGTCGGCCGCGCCCCCGCCGGCGGCGCCGAGTTCCGATTTACGCTGCCCGTGGCGGCTCCGGCGTTTGAATTCTAGGGGTGCGTAGCGTCGAATAGGGCGGGGGCGGGTGACGGGTGGGCCTGACGGCCACGGGCGCAATCGCCTGTCCGCACCCCGTTAGACTCGGCCTTTGGCACCTTTGTGTCCTTCACACGGCCGCAGGCAGTGTCGGAGCCGGTACGGGACCATCCGCCAGCAATCGGAAGCACGGGAAGAGATGTCGGCACCCAATAAGTCGTACGACCCTGTCGAGGTCGAGACCTTGAAACCGGAAGAGATCGAGCGCATGCGGGACGAGGCGCTCGCCGCCTTCGCCGCCGCGGACTCCCTCGACGCGCTCCACGAGGCCAAGGTCGCCCACACGGGCCCCGCCTCGCCGCTGGCCCTCGCCAACCGCGAGATCGGCGCCCTGCCCCCGCACGCCAAGGCCGACGCCGGCAAGCGCGTCGGCATGGCCCGCGGCGCCGTCAACAAGGCCCTCGCCGGCCGCCAGGCCGAACTGGAGGCCGAGCGCGACGCCCGCGTGCTGGTCGAGGAGGCCGTTGACGTCACCCTGCCGTACGACCGCGTACCGGCCGGCGCCCGGCACCCGCTCACCACGATGATGGAGCGGGTCGCGGACGTCTTCGTGTCCATGGGGTACGAGATCGCCGAGGGCCCCGAGGTCGAGGCGGAGTGGTTCAACTTCGACGCCCTGAACTTCACCCCGGACCACCCGGCCCGGCAGATGCAGGACACCTTCTTCGTCGACGGCCCGAAGGGCGAGAACGGCGACTCCGGTGTCATCCTGCGCACCCACACCTCGCCCGTGCAGGCTCGCACGCTGCTCGACCGCGAGCTGCCGGTCTACGTCGTCTGCCCCGGCCGCGTGTACCGCACGGACGAGCTGGACGCCACGCACACCCCGGTCTTCCACCAGATCGAGCTGCTGGCCGTCGACGAGGGCCTGACCATGGCCGACCTCAAGGGCACCCTGGACCACATGGTCCAGTCGCTCTTCGGCCCGGAGATGAAGACCCGGCTGCGCCCCAACTACTTCCCCTTCACCGAGCCGAGCGCCGAGATGGACATGCTCTGCTACGTGTGCAAGGGCGCCTCCGTCGGCAACCCAGACCGGCCCTGCCGCACCTGCTCCAGCGAGGGCTGGATCGAGCTGGGCGGCTGCGGCATGGTCAACCCGCGGGTGCTGGTCGCCTGCGGCGTCGACCCCGAGAAGTACAGCGGGTTCGCCTTCGGGTTCGGCATCGAACGGATGCTGATGTTCCGCCACAACGTCGAAGACATGCGAGACATGGTCGAGGGTGACGTCCGGTTCACCCGGCCGTTCGGGATGGAGATCTGATGCGGGTCCCGCTTTCTTGGCTGCGGGAGTACGTCGACCTGCCGGCGACTCAGACCGGGCGCGACGTCCAGGAGAAGCTCGTCTCGGTCGGCCTCGAGGTCGAGACCGTCGAGCAGCTCGGCGCCGACCTCAAGGGGCCGCTCGTCGTCGGCCAGGTGCTCACCATCGAGGAGCTGGAGGGCTTCAAGAAGCCGATCCGCTTCTGCACCGTCGACGTCGGCCGGGCCAACGGCACCGGGGAGCCGCAGGAGATCGTCTGCGGCGCCCGGAACTTCGCCGTCGGCGACAAGGTCGTCGTGGTCCTCCCGGGCGCCGTGCTGCCCGGCGGCTTCGCGATCGCCGCCCGCAAGACGTACGGCAAGACCTCCCACGGCATGATCTGCTCCACCGACGAGCTGGGCATGGGCGACTGGGGGTCCCCCCGGACGGAGTCTGGGGGAGGCACGCACGGCATCATCGTGCTGCCGCCGGAGCACGAGGTGGGCACCGACGCGATCGAGCTGCTCCAGCTCGTGGACGAGGTCCTCGACATCGCCGTCACGCCCGACCGGGGCTACTGCCTGTCGCTGCGCGGTGTCGCCCGTGAGACCGCCATCGCCTACGGCCTGCCGCTGCGCGACCCGGCCCTCCTCGACGTCCCGGCGCCGAACGCCTACGGCTACCCCGTCCAGGTCTCCGACCCGCACGGCTGCGACCGCTTCACCGCCCGCACCGTCTCCGGTCTCGACCCGGAGGCCCGCTCCCCGATCTGGCTCCAGCGCCGCCTGCAGAAGGCCGGCATGCGCCCGATCTCCCTCGCGGTCGACGTCACCAACTACGTGATGCTGGAGCTGGGCCAGCCCCTGCACGCGTACGACCGCTCGCGCGTCCAGGGCACCATCGGCGTGCGCCGCGCCGAGGCCGGCGAGAAGCTCACCACGCTCGACGGCGTGACCCGCACCCTCGACGCCGAGGACCTCGTCATCACCGACGACCGCGGCGCCATCGGCCTCGCCGGCGTCATGGGCGGCGCCAACACCGAGATCGACGACACCGAGGGCACCACCACCGAGGTCGTCGTGGAGGCCGCGCACTTCGACGCGATCTCCATCGCCCGCACCGCCCGCCGGCACAAGCTGGCCTCCGAGGCCTCCCGCCGCTTCGAGCGCGGCGTCGACCCGCAGGCTGCCGCCGCGGCCGCCCAGCGGACCGTCGACCTGCTCGTGCTCCTCGCCGGCGGCACCGCCGACGCGGGCGTCACCGAGGTCGTCGCGCCCGCCGCGCCGCGCACCATCACCATCCCGGCCGACCACCCGGACCGGGTCGCCGGTGTGACGTACGGTCGCGAGACCGTCGTACGCCGCCTGCAGGAGGTCGGTTGCGACGTCCTCGGGCAGGACGAGCTGACGGTCACCGTGCCGAGCTGGCGGCCCGACCTCACCGACCCGAACGACCTCGCCGAGGAGGTCATCCGGCTGGAGGGCTACGAGAACCTGCCCTCCACACTGCCCAAGCCCCCGGCGGGCCTGGGCCTGACCGACCGGCAGCGGCTGCACCGCCGGGTCGGCCGCGCGCTGGCCGGCGCCGGGTACGTCGAGGCGCTGAACTACCCGTTCCTCGGCGAGCAGGCCTTCGACCAGCTCACCCTCGCGGCCGACGACCCGGCGCGCCGCGTCGTCAAGCTCGTCAACCCGCTCTCCGACGAGGAGCCCGCCCTCCGTACGACGCTGCTGCCGGGCCTGCTCGGCGCGCTGCGCCGCAACGACGGACGCGGCTCGCACGACCTGGCCCTGTTCGAGACGGGCCTCGTCTTCCACCCCCGCGAGGAGCTGACGGCGGCCGTCCGCCTCCCCGTGGACCGGCGCCCCACCGACGAGGAGATCGCCTCCCTCACCCAGGCGCTGCCCGTCCAGCCCCGGCACGCCGCCGTCGTCCTCGCGGGCGCCCGCGAGCAGGCCGGCTGGTGGGGCAAGGGCCGTCCGGCCGACTGGGCCGACGCGGTCGAGGCGGCGCGGATCGTCGCGCGGGAGGCCGGCACCGAACTGGTCGTCCGCAAGGGCCAGTACGGGCCGTGGCACCCGGGCCGCTGCGCCGAGCTGGTCGTCGTCGTGGACGGCACCGAGCGGGTCGTCGGCCACGCCGGTGAGCTGCACCCCGGTGTGCTGAAGACGCTGGGTC
Coding sequences within it:
- a CDS encoding ATP-binding protein: MSVVRTSTAAAGRDARTPAPRHGDLADRRADHGIDPDELPDGLVVADQDGRVVCFNAAAARITGLRAPDALGESLEKALPLEDLEGRRWWQLTDPYGGLAIRVRQPERNLLLPGGHEVLVSARYVRAEPLGPVHRVVVTLRDTEARRRTERSHAELIATVAHELRSPLTSVKGFTATLLAKWERFTDDQKRLMLETVDADADRVTRLIAELLDISRIDSGRLEVRRQPVDIGAAVGRHIQAYVAAGQRADRFLLRVEQPLPDLWADPDKVDQVLSNLLENAVRHGEGTVTIDVTATASPREGEDTGTSVTVSDEGPGIPEESMNRVFTRFWRGSKRGGTGLGLYIVKGIVEAHGGTITVGRAPAGGAEFRFTLPVAAPAFEF
- the pheS gene encoding phenylalanine--tRNA ligase subunit alpha: MSAPNKSYDPVEVETLKPEEIERMRDEALAAFAAADSLDALHEAKVAHTGPASPLALANREIGALPPHAKADAGKRVGMARGAVNKALAGRQAELEAERDARVLVEEAVDVTLPYDRVPAGARHPLTTMMERVADVFVSMGYEIAEGPEVEAEWFNFDALNFTPDHPARQMQDTFFVDGPKGENGDSGVILRTHTSPVQARTLLDRELPVYVVCPGRVYRTDELDATHTPVFHQIELLAVDEGLTMADLKGTLDHMVQSLFGPEMKTRLRPNYFPFTEPSAEMDMLCYVCKGASVGNPDRPCRTCSSEGWIELGGCGMVNPRVLVACGVDPEKYSGFAFGFGIERMLMFRHNVEDMRDMVEGDVRFTRPFGMEI
- the pheT gene encoding phenylalanine--tRNA ligase subunit beta; this encodes MRVPLSWLREYVDLPATQTGRDVQEKLVSVGLEVETVEQLGADLKGPLVVGQVLTIEELEGFKKPIRFCTVDVGRANGTGEPQEIVCGARNFAVGDKVVVVLPGAVLPGGFAIAARKTYGKTSHGMICSTDELGMGDWGSPRTESGGGTHGIIVLPPEHEVGTDAIELLQLVDEVLDIAVTPDRGYCLSLRGVARETAIAYGLPLRDPALLDVPAPNAYGYPVQVSDPHGCDRFTARTVSGLDPEARSPIWLQRRLQKAGMRPISLAVDVTNYVMLELGQPLHAYDRSRVQGTIGVRRAEAGEKLTTLDGVTRTLDAEDLVITDDRGAIGLAGVMGGANTEIDDTEGTTTEVVVEAAHFDAISIARTARRHKLASEASRRFERGVDPQAAAAAAQRTVDLLVLLAGGTADAGVTEVVAPAAPRTITIPADHPDRVAGVTYGRETVVRRLQEVGCDVLGQDELTVTVPSWRPDLTDPNDLAEEVIRLEGYENLPSTLPKPPAGLGLTDRQRLHRRVGRALAGAGYVEALNYPFLGEQAFDQLTLAADDPARRVVKLVNPLSDEEPALRTTLLPGLLGALRRNDGRGSHDLALFETGLVFHPREELTAAVRLPVDRRPTDEEIASLTQALPVQPRHAAVVLAGAREQAGWWGKGRPADWADAVEAARIVAREAGTELVVRKGQYGPWHPGRCAELVVVVDGTERVVGHAGELHPGVLKTLGLPARTSAMELDLDVVERASAGLVKGPHISTFPVATQDVALVVDQFVPHADVEAALREGAGALLESIRLFDVYENAEQLGEGRKSLAYALRFRAGDRTLTVDEASAARDAAVALAGERTGAVLRG